The Klebsiella africana sequence GATGAGAAAATGCAGCACTGGCTGGGGCTGTCGACCACCGGCAATTATCGCGATGGCTGCATGCAGGATATTCACTGGACCGACGGCGGCTTTGGCTACTTCCCTTCCTACACCCTGGGCGCAATGTATGCCGCGCAGCTGATGGCCGCCGCCCGCCGCGCACTGCCGACCTTAGACCGCGATATCGCCGAAGGGGATTTCAGCGCCCTGTTCGACTGGCTGCGGCAGAATATCTGGCAGCATGGCAGCCGCTTCACCACCTCGCAGCTGATCCAGCAGGCCACCGGCGAAGAACTTAGCAGCCGCTATTTCCGCGACCATCTTACCGCCCGTTATCTATGATCGTGCGCGCCGGGCTGCCCGGCGCGTCCTTCCCTTCTGGCTTGTACATTCGGTTACACGCCGATACCAAACACTCACGGAAAGCCCGAAAAGACAAGCATATAGTGATTTCACCGGCCCCGCAGTGGGGTTGAAATTAAGAAAACTTTTCGAGGATATCAGAATGAAAAAAGTATTAGCTCTGGTCGTTGCCGCTGCTATGGGTCTCTCTTCCGCCGCTTTCGCTGCTGATGCAGCAAGCACCACTCAGGCGCTAGCTGCTACCCACAGCACGGCTGCCAAGACCACCCATCACAAAAAACAGCACAAAGCTGCGGCAAAACCGGCTGCAGAGCAGAAAGCGCAGGCTGCCAAAAAACACAAAAAAGCAGACGCTAAACCCGCTGCAGCCCAGAAAGCCCAGGCCGCTAAAAAACACAAAAAAGCAGAAGCTAAACCAGCCGCTGCGCAGAAAGCCCAGGCCGCGAAAAAGCACCACAAAGCTGCGG is a genomic window containing:
- the asr gene encoding acid resistance repetitive basic protein Asr, with the translated sequence MKKVLALVVAAAMGLSSAAFAADAASTTQALAATHSTAAKTTHHKKQHKAAAKPAAEQKAQAAKKHKKADAKPAAAQKAQAAKKHKKAEAKPAAAQKAQAAKKHHKAAAKPVAQKAQAAKKHHKTTKHQAAKPAAQPAA